The DNA window GATTTATCGAATTCCCAGGAGGTACTAATAATGAGTATGAAGAAAATATTTATTTTGTTTCTAATTATGATTTTAATTGGTGAAGTAAGAATTTCAGGTTTGCCTCAGGAGGAAAATGAAGGCTATAAGGCTATGATTAAATTTATAAATGAAGATGGAGAGACGGTCTATCATCCACATCCATATCTCTTTAATTTTGATTCATTAGATTCGAACTATGCGAATGTTGTTAGAGAATTAAGATGTAGAATTCCTCCGGATTTACGTAGAGAATTTAAAAGTAAATCAATGGTAATTGTTGTTGGACTGAGCCCCAGGAGTAAGGTGGATACTGTTTATGTTTTGATATCCTCTGGTTCAGAGGATATTGACTCTATTGTTATACGTACGGTTTACAATTGTAAATTTTACTATCCATTATTGAAAAGGAGTAAGGATCGTGTTTACATGTCGATCCCAATCTTGAGAGAAGATATTATTTGTAGAAGGAAGAGGTTTTGGGATTTTCTAAAATTTTTTAAATAGTGCTTTTGCAATATCTGAGGAGAATGTGTATACATAATACCATATTGTTCGGAATATGAAAGTTTAATATCGGGAAGCTGGTAAATGGGATTGGATATATAGAATACCAAGGAGGTATTGATTATGAGGAAGTTATTAATAATTGGTTTTGTTATAATTGTTTTTGTCATTTTAAGATCACAGGAGTATCTGGTTTATCCTGATGTGCATGATTATGTAATGCCTTATAGTCAATTTGTGGAGATAAATGATTCTGTGAATGCTCATTTATCAGATGATCTGTGTAGGTTATTCAAAGAGGAGTATGCTATCCTCAGCATTGGTATAGATTCAAGTGGGTCAGTTGATACTGTGTCTATCGTATCAAGTTCGGGTTCTTCTATGATCGATAGCATTCTTGTGTTTGTAATTTCAGGTTTCAAATTTAATTACCCTATTAAGTATATGAGGGCTCGTGGTGAAGAGGGAAAGTTGTTTTCTAGAAATGTTGTGATAATGAAACAAATGGTGTGTAAAAAAAGGGGATATTTTGAAAAGAAATTGAAATTCTGGGAGAAATTTAAGAAGATATGGAGACGGGATTGAAGGATAATTTTGTTATAATGATCCTGTCAATAATAGGGTAGCATAATAGCAGTTTTATTGGCGGTTATATAAAAATGTGGATATACTCCTGGAAATGAGATTTTTTCTACCAATTACCGGGAAAATATTGAATATATTAATGTTTTTAGCGCTCTTTTTTGTTTATAGTTTTGAACAAGATAGTTTGTTCACTAAGCAACATTACCTGCCTGTTCCTTATATAAAAGGAGGTATGAGGAGATTTAGCGAATTAATAGTAAAGCAATTGGACCCTGAATTGTTAAATGGAATAAGAGATACAATTATTATATCGCTGTTGGTAAATCGTTCGGGTAAAGTAGACAGTGTATGTATGCTGAATTCAACAAATTTTGATAAGTTGGACATCATGATTATAGAGGCTTCGTACAATGTAGAATTTATTTATCCAGATACTTCCATACTCAAGCAGGATCGGATATGGATCAATTTGCCTTTGTTTTTCACCGGTGCAAGAGATGGAGTGTCGGTTTTTGATAAATTAAGGTTCTGGAAACGTTGAGAATGTTAGCGCCGAGTACGTGGAATACAAAAGAAGTATTAAAAATGAAAGTTAGAAAAGCAATTTCGATATCATTTATTGTAATTTTCCTTTACTTGAATGTCGATGCTGATGATAATCACGGTCATTTTGACAGTTTTATAGTATGTTGTTATGATGAGCCAGGTTATAAAGCTTATATCGTTCAATTCCACTTAAAGGCTGGGGAAGAGTTTTTGATATTACCAGACACAACCACGGTGTATTCAATATATTTTCTATCAGAAACTGGTGATACTTTACGGAAAGGTGAAAATATTAATGCTTTATATTCAATGGGATATAACATGGGTATAATAAATGTAGCAACATGCCCTAACAGTGAATATCATATTTGTAGAAGAGTAGAGGGTAAAGAATACTGGTTTTATCTCACAATACCTATTCCAAAAGAAGAAAATGTAAGCTTCATCGTATTTAATCTGACGGTAAAAGTAAAAATTAATGAAGTGGTCAGTAGAAAGACGTTTCATACAATGTTATCATTGAGTGTAAAATAACAAAACAATAAGCATGATATAATGCGTTATCAGATATATTTGAATTAACGAAATAAATAATTTGAAGGATACAGAAGAATAGCAGAAAGTTTTGGGAAGGGAGAATTTGTTACTTCGGATGATCCTTTATGGAATCAGCCCAATATTAGTGATAGAGGTGGAGGGATGACGAATAGATATACAGGTGAGATATTTTATAATGAAAATGCATTTAAGGACGGATATCATAAGTTTTTAGAAGTTTCTGCGAAGGAAAAATGGTTGTCAAATATGGTGAAAAATGGTGTGCTGCCTGAGAATTGGCTTGATGCGGAAGTATTAAGCTATAGATATGTATATAGAAATCAAGGACTTGTTTCACCTTATAGTAATCCACAATTTTTATATTATAAATCTATAAATTATATTCGTAGTGAAAGGACTGATTTAATATGGGGAACAAAATGGTGGCATTTCGTTTATAGGATATCTAGGAGGTATTAAGTATGAGGTATATCAAAATTGTTTTATTATTTATTGTATTTTTCATGGACGTTAAGTTACTAATTTCCCAGAAATTTATTGGTGGTGATCCATATGAAAGTGTTTTACCTGACAGCTATCATGAAGCATTAAATGATAGTATAAAAAAATATTTACCTGAATATCTTTATAAAGATTTTAAAGAAAGATTAGTTGTTATTAATATAAGATTAATTTTTCCAGGAGTGGTTGATACAGCTTCTATTTTAAAATCATCTGGTTCAGCAATTATAGATACAATACTAATATCCGTAATATCAAAAATGAACTACAATTATCCGGAAGCTTTAAAGAATTTTGATTATATCTCGTTATCTATACCAATACTCAAAAGAAACGTTATTAGTAATAATGATAAGTTGTGGAAATTTGAAAAGTATTTTAAATAAACTTTTTTGTGAGAAAATATTAAAGATATTTGTGAATGTTAATTACAAAATATCAAGCGAAGTCTATAATAGCATTTTTACATTGAACTATTTTTATAAATTGTTGGGTGATTATATGTTGAATCTATTATATGGTGCTTTTCCAGCTAATAGTACAACATAATACTTGTAGGAGAAATAGGGTGATAACACTTTTATTTATAGTATACCAGAATGGGGTATTAAATCGGTTCTATTCAGGCTGGATATTAAGGTCAAATCGGATGGAATTTTATGTCGGGAGACTGTTTCTACTATTATAGATCTGGAGTAAGAGGATGTAAATTTGACTTGGTATTAGACACCTCTTGTGTTTGTTCCAGCCGGATCATGAGTTCCAGATCATTGGCAGATGAGTACGATAATGGATTATAACGAATGGCATTGATAATCTGCAATATAAGAGAGCTCTCTTTGATATTAGATAGGGTTTTTGAATTTTTTATATGAGTTTTTCTACAGGAACGGTTTGGATATCCATTTCCCTTCTGAAATTGTATAATATTTTCTCCCACAGCGATCCTTTGGATTGTCTTTTAACTTGTTATTGGCTATGATACTATCCATAGGATCCCTAATCGGTATAGTCCATGTTTTTTCTCCTTATCTGTGATTCTCTTTCCAAAAATCTCACAGAGCATAGCCTGTCCACGAGCTATGCTCTCATCACTCATTACCCTTAATTTAATCAATTCTATCGCACCACCATGTGCATGAACTTTCCCGATTATTTATAGACTTTATATTGAAATTTTGCCTAAAATTTTTTACCTTCAAAAGCTATGGGAAAACAGAATAAAAATTTAAATAAAATAATATTTGATAAGCAAAATCTTAAACATGCTAAACAATACAATATTACTCCGCATTTATTCAATGATTTAACCCGGGAGGATTTAAATAATTTATATCGATCTAATCCCTGGATTACAGAGATTTTTCGGTCATCTACTACAGTAAATATTGCTAGAGAGCGGTTATTCCAGTTTTTAAACAGAAGGGAAAGATTCCTTCTTTTACCGGAATGTGATTTGAGCCCGCTGGAGGTGGATATTGCTCTAAGTTGTATTAGAACATTGAAAAACATTATTTCTCCACTATATGAGGAAATCTCCGATTTTAGTGCTTTAAATGTGTTATATGATATATTCGATGGTAAAATTGATTCCAATGTGAAAGCTGGGTTTATACATGAATTTATACACTTGTTTAAAGGTATTTCGGGTAAATCTGGAGTTTATAATACAGAATTAAATAGTAAGACAAATTTTGATGATATGACTCCAAGAGAAGTATCACTTCTGAGATCAAAGGAGCTCGATAAGTT is part of the Candidatus Neomarinimicrobiota bacterium genome and encodes:
- a CDS encoding energy transducer TonB is translated as MSMKKIFILFLIMILIGEVRISGLPQEENEGYKAMIKFINEDGETVYHPHPYLFNFDSLDSNYANVVRELRCRIPPDLRREFKSKSMVIVVGLSPRSKVDTVYVLISSGSEDIDSIVIRTVYNCKFYYPLLKRSKDRVYMSIPILREDIICRRKRFWDFLKFFK